Proteins encoded within one genomic window of Brienomyrus brachyistius isolate T26 chromosome 22, BBRACH_0.4, whole genome shotgun sequence:
- the ramp2 gene encoding receptor activity-modifying protein 2 isoform X2, whose protein sequence is MRIMLCFLGMFLSVALASSNETMKDPICPSCNHESCDFGECYKDFVVMKCLPSFVSILTHYNNIERCTWDTIKRSYTEFTMCTELYADSLRVPWPNQLVEDIFVEIHATFFQDCLVTELYDPPPSIIFVLVMTPICLIPIMVTLVVLKTKNGDSTS, encoded by the exons AATGCTCTGCTTTCTGGGAATGTTTCTGTCTGTAGCCTTGG CTTCCAGCAATGAGACGATGAAAG ATCCTATCTGTCCGTCATGCAACCACGAGTCATGTGACTTCGGTGAATGCTACAAGgattttgttgtaatgaaaTGCCTTCCGAGCTTTGTAAGCATTTTGACGCATTATAATAACATAGAAAGGTGCACATGGGACACCATAAAACG ATCTTACACTGAATTCACCATGTGTACCGAGCTGTACGCCGACTCCCTCAGGGTCCCGTGGCCCAACCAGCTGGTGGAGGACATCTTCGTGGAGATTCACGCCACCTTCTTCCAGGATTGTCTGGTCACTGAATTATACGACCCTCCTCCCAGTATCATCTTCGTCCTCGTGATGACTCCAATctgcctcatacccatcatggTCACCTTGGTGGTGCTGAAGACCAAAAACGGCGACAGCACCTCCTGA